The Manihot esculenta cultivar AM560-2 chromosome 11, M.esculenta_v8, whole genome shotgun sequence genome includes a region encoding these proteins:
- the LOC122725058 gene encoding RPM1-interacting protein 4-like isoform X1, with protein sequence MAQPAHVPKFGNWDNDDIPYTAFFDNARKEKASVPINPNDPEQNLEAFTYGNGRVDLSCGHSQKSISSESGSSLLQATGYRREKSQRKKSWAPEGVGNNNSFSTSVALAPQHSRQKSGSHPPGDDRNQHHRSTSIPQFGAWDEADTTSGEGFTVIFNRIKEEKQNSLAAIPSLPSYCPGPQNQRNQPTSSSQSKLCCCLFSCGSK encoded by the exons ATGGCA CAACCTGCCCATGTCCCAAAATTCGGCAACTGGGACAATGATGATATACCTTACACTGCATTCTTTGATAATGCACGTAAAGAAAAGGCCAGTGTCCCTATAAACCCTAATGACCCAGAGCAGAATCTAGAGGCTTTCACGTATGGGAATGGGAGAGTCGATTTGAGTTGTGGCCACAGTCAAAAGAGTATCTCCTCAGAATCTGGGAGTTCGCTGTTGCAGGCTACAGGTTATCGACGGGAAAAATCTCAGAGGAAGAAGAGTTGGGCTCCTGAGGGAGTAGGTAACAATAATAGCTTTTCTACATCTGTTGCCCTTGCCCCGCAACATTCTAGGCAGAAAAGTGGAAGTCATCCACCTGGTGATGATAGA AATCAGCATCATAGGTCAACTTCAATTCCTCAATTTGGAGCATGGGATGAAGCAGATACCACTTCTGGAGAAGGTTTTACTGTAATTTTCAACAGAATAAAGGAGGAAAAACAAAATTCATTAGCCGCAATCCCATCACTACCATCCTATTGTCCCGGGCCTCAAAATCAAAGAAACCAACCTACTTCTTCCTCTCAATCAAAG CTTTGTTGCTGTCTATTTTCTTGCGGAAGCAAATGA
- the LOC122725058 gene encoding RPM1-interacting protein 4-like isoform X2 gives MAQPAHVPKFGNWDNDDIPYTAFFDNARKEKASVPINPNDPEQNLEAFTYGNGRVDLSCGHSQKSISSESGSSLLQATGYRREKSQRKKSWAPEGVGNNNSFSTSVALAPQHSRQKSGSHPPGDDRHHRSTSIPQFGAWDEADTTSGEGFTVIFNRIKEEKQNSLAAIPSLPSYCPGPQNQRNQPTSSSQSKLCCCLFSCGSK, from the exons ATGGCA CAACCTGCCCATGTCCCAAAATTCGGCAACTGGGACAATGATGATATACCTTACACTGCATTCTTTGATAATGCACGTAAAGAAAAGGCCAGTGTCCCTATAAACCCTAATGACCCAGAGCAGAATCTAGAGGCTTTCACGTATGGGAATGGGAGAGTCGATTTGAGTTGTGGCCACAGTCAAAAGAGTATCTCCTCAGAATCTGGGAGTTCGCTGTTGCAGGCTACAGGTTATCGACGGGAAAAATCTCAGAGGAAGAAGAGTTGGGCTCCTGAGGGAGTAGGTAACAATAATAGCTTTTCTACATCTGTTGCCCTTGCCCCGCAACATTCTAGGCAGAAAAGTGGAAGTCATCCACCTGGTGATGATAGA CATCATAGGTCAACTTCAATTCCTCAATTTGGAGCATGGGATGAAGCAGATACCACTTCTGGAGAAGGTTTTACTGTAATTTTCAACAGAATAAAGGAGGAAAAACAAAATTCATTAGCCGCAATCCCATCACTACCATCCTATTGTCCCGGGCCTCAAAATCAAAGAAACCAACCTACTTCTTCCTCTCAATCAAAG CTTTGTTGCTGTCTATTTTCTTGCGGAAGCAAATGA